The window ttaatttaagcaAAAGAATATGGTAAAGTTCACTCATGTTATTTTTGATGTCAAGCTAATAGAACTATGTATTAACAAATCAGATATGTCACATGTACATTTATGTTGCGAAAAAAATAAACtgctgtaattatttttatacctTTCGTTTAAATTATATCGTTAGCCTAGCTATTTCGCGGTATTATAGATAATAATATCCATACAATTAAACAATAACGTTTTGAATAAGCTATTCACATTTAAAGAGTAGGGGAGAATTCAGTTGGTACCATAACCCTACAATGCATTTCTCTTATCAACGGTACTGTATAAGCGACACATTCATCCCAACCTGGGGACCTCCAGGCACTTTCCCTAGTTTCTTTTCTGCCATTCAAACTAGTATAACCTAAAATCACAGATATTATCATCTCAAAAACGAATTACACACTCAATAACTTACACCAAATATGGTGAACATTATATAGTCTACCAATTTGAGAAAAGAATCCTGCAAAAGCTTCATCATTATTTTGCCTGTAGTTGATTGCCCTAGCCCAGTTATTACCCCATTCAATCATAGTTCCAGGTTTTAGAGCGTAGCTACGAATTTCATAAATATTTTTGGGTTGTCGCAATAGAATTTGAGGCCAGTAACTAAATGCTAGAAGATATTGCAAGTGGCGGGATCTAACCAGTTTTCCTTGTTCTTCATTTAGACGTTGGAATTCCTAtaaaaataatagcaaaaatTACAAGATTGTAAAAccttttccaaaataaataattgCTAAAATTATCAATTTATTTCTTAGCTAGACAAAATATTAGGAGTTTTGTATTAGAAATTTGAAGTTTTACTCCTTCAAGCTTCATCCTCATACGAAGCACATAGAATAATAACGGTGTAAATCCACTATTCTGAAAATGTTCACCATTAACATAAAATGTATCATTGATATATCAGTTAAAAGCTGGTCTGACCCTTGTTTCAATCTCCGGCCAATAAATGGCGCCATCTTACCCTAATTGTGATTTAAATGCAATACAGTTCACTTTGAAAATGGTACAATTATTGCACACAGAATAATACTGGAATAACACATAACATTTTTTGTGTTTACTGTAGAATAAAAGTTTTATAGTGTATACATTTAGTGATTTCAGTGAGTCTGGGAATATATATCTAGCGAAAGAGAGGATTCTTCTGGAAAGTCTAATTTCCATAATTGttgtaaatttaattaaaacaacaaaatggacaaTATCCTGGAGTGGTGACCTAGTAATTTATCTATAAAAGAAGTGTGCAAAATTTGGGAAGGATCAATCAAGTAGTTTTGAGTTACAGTGAACACCGACTTATTCCGAGAAAAACgcgtttaaaaaaaatgtttttgatacTCATACAGTATTATGTATTCCAGGCCCATATAGCGACGTGCTTGCTGCTAAAATATCTAGAGCACCTTTTTGCTCCTGCTTTCGACGAACTCTGCCTTTTTTTGTTGCATTGTAACGATATTTTGCTTACCACAGGGTAAGAATATGGGGGACAAGATTGGGCAAACAAAATAATCGGAACTAGTGCgtacgacactcagttggttgttggagagctgggtcgtggataagttgcagatatgggggttggattggggcaactacaaaaaaaaagaaaaaagggggtacttatacaaatctcttggggcaaacagaatgaaaataaaccggaaacacctcaagaaatttaatatagggcgccacttgaggtgcctaattatacctattacaaccactagttgtaactagggaaataattatggaacatcaaaaatatagaaaaaaatatctttttcaaataaaactcaaaatagaTCAGAGAAGCAAattaaacgtttatttttgtcttgaacaaacagttatcaaaaatacagattttGCAAGAACATATACAACATAAtccaaattaataaaaacttacatgttCTTCGTTTACAAAAGAGATtgctacaaaatttttaaatggtTTCTAGGTTATAATATGGCCAATttagattatcaaaattttatggatatcctttttatgaaaaatattattgaatttaaTCTTACATATGGAatatcttttatataaaataatcaaattaaaattgtcttataACAACAATGGATTAAAGCgaaatgtcatatgtcaacataacaACTTAAGACAGAATAAAATATGACATTTTTTAGCTAcgacaaaaataatataaaactttaattattacaaatttttttattttaatgaaagcaaattattaaaaatgtcttTATAACTTGAgagaattaatatattaaattgttaccttaattcacaTAATCACTTAACTTTGTAAAGGAAAAACTTGCCACATCTCTGGGAAGCTACTTGGACAGATTTTCAAAATGGAAAACAGGAAACCATTTCCGTACTCAGGCAGGAACGATTGAAACAGGAACTTGGTGGAGgaatcaagctgtcgacggggacattctatataatacttttcaaaaatttacaGTATCTGTTCAAATCTTCCAGTGACCACTCTGACAGAACTGCCTATGCAAAGAGTATCATCACGTCCACTAGTATGAgaacattacaaaaaagttgAATCGCTTGTTCGATTCAAAAATTGCCTCAGATTTTACATTTCAAATCTTTTGTTAGACTTCCTTAGCTCGACTCACATTGTAGCACGTCTGCTCTGCTTGGaacttaaatgtcgactcctatttgcgttaaattttacaaattccACGCCATAAAATAACTCTCCCCCTTGTGTTTACAAaacctaaacaaacaaatatacctcGGACCCTCGATCTAAGCgacaaaaacaactttttaaatattccagtttattg is drawn from Diabrotica undecimpunctata isolate CICGRU chromosome 5, icDiaUnde3, whole genome shotgun sequence and contains these coding sequences:
- the Nipsnap gene encoding protein NipSnap translates to MANIFKFFNRLPPNFRSLSTTSTKNDAWLSKIFVRKIEPTKESHSRMLSDKEIIYSLQTHNYRPDSKVAYLQNVKNTVDYLKTQDSLSKEVELVGSWTVNVGDQDQALHLWKFTGGYDMIDHYNDVTGKSQEFQRLNEEQGKLVRSRHLQYLLAFSYWPQILLRQPKNIYEIRSYALKPGTMIEWGNNWARAINYRQNNDEAFAGFFSQIGRLYNVHHIWCYTSLNGRKETRESAWRSPGWDECVAYTVPLIREMHCRVMVPTEFSPTL